The Elusimicrobiota bacterium genome includes a region encoding these proteins:
- a CDS encoding MoxR family ATPase, translated as MELADDVKAAEGLLKAKDAVLRGIHSAIIGQDHVIEELLIALFSRGHCLLEGVPGLAKTLMISSLSRLLDLKFSRIQFTPDLMPSDVTGTEVLHEDPDTRQRSFRFLPGPVFANMILADEINRTPPKTQSAVLEAMQEWQVTSAGATRPLPPPFFVMATQNPIEQEGTYPLPEAQLDRFFLQIAVDYPTAEEERRIVTETTGAKEVKLTPVLTGSEVLAFQDLVRRVPVPDSAVDYAVRLVRSTRPTESGVREDVKKWVAWGAGPRASQALVVGAKARALLSGRFAACLDDIKAVARPVLRHRLVLNFQAEAEGVKPDALIERLLQD; from the coding sequence ATGGAACTTGCCGACGACGTGAAGGCCGCCGAGGGTCTGCTCAAGGCCAAGGACGCCGTCCTGCGCGGCATCCATTCGGCCATCATCGGGCAGGACCATGTCATCGAGGAGCTCCTCATCGCCCTGTTCTCCCGGGGCCACTGCCTGCTCGAGGGAGTGCCGGGCCTGGCCAAGACCTTGATGATCTCGAGCCTCTCGCGCCTGCTGGACTTGAAGTTCTCCCGCATCCAGTTCACGCCGGACCTGATGCCCTCCGATGTGACCGGCACCGAGGTCCTGCACGAGGACCCCGACACGCGCCAGCGGTCCTTCCGTTTCCTGCCCGGCCCGGTCTTCGCCAACATGATCCTGGCCGACGAGATCAACCGCACGCCGCCCAAGACGCAGTCCGCGGTCCTGGAGGCCATGCAGGAGTGGCAGGTCACCTCCGCGGGCGCGACCCGGCCTCTGCCGCCGCCCTTCTTCGTGATGGCCACGCAGAACCCCATCGAGCAGGAAGGCACCTATCCCCTGCCCGAGGCGCAGTTGGACCGCTTCTTCCTGCAGATCGCGGTGGATTACCCCACAGCCGAGGAGGAGCGCCGCATCGTGACCGAGACCACGGGCGCCAAGGAGGTCAAGCTGACCCCGGTTCTGACCGGCTCCGAGGTCCTGGCCTTCCAGGATCTGGTGCGGCGGGTCCCGGTGCCGGATTCGGCCGTGGACTACGCGGTGCGCCTGGTGCGCAGCACCCGGCCCACCGAGTCCGGGGTCCGCGAGGATGTGAAGAAGTGGGTGGCCTGGGGCGCGGGGCCGCGCGCGAGCCAGGCTCTGGTGGTCGGCGCCAAGGCCCGGGCCTTGCTCTCGGGGCGCTTCGCCGCTTGCCTCGACGACATCAAGGCCGTGGCCAGGCCGGTTCTGCGCCACCGTCTGGTGCTCAACTTCCAGGCCGAGGCCGAGGGCGTCAAGCCCGACGCGTTGATCGAGAGGCTGCTGCAGGACTGA
- a CDS encoding radical SAM protein: MAARDDIFKVVLINPPRRHPVIFDHPGFGSADSLLLVYPPVGLMYLAQALRLKMPRVQVSLIDCVAERLDEDQAARRAADMDPDVVGLSALTHYFFDAWQTARSVKRAKADVVVVVGGPHMYALGRETMAHDCFDYGVAGEGEEVFADLCQALRDKVEVKLVPGLLRRVGDEVQGGGAAVVKDLDRIGVPAVDLHGFSPYMGMKGLRFGFGSFRAVISTSRGCPFRCTFCQIDEARYRLRSIPNIIEEIELYTRQGVRDFFFCDHLFNINKKRVIDFCEAVLAKELDIKWSFQGRIDQIDGPMMRLARKAGCYLFSVGIEDCTDAGLHAIKKHVTMRQIDDGLRAVMHNGISCSTNWIIGFPQHQCARDVERLIDTAFGTPSVPNFQLLQCMPGTELHRQAVAEGGLDPLYWTNYVRNPRADFSPPIWERHLTKNELYALYFQAVRRLPLKICQNFIQLSFWRIWSALSPDRS; this comes from the coding sequence GTGGCTGCCAGGGATGACATCTTCAAAGTCGTATTGATCAATCCGCCCAGGCGGCATCCGGTCATTTTCGACCATCCTGGATTCGGGTCCGCGGATAGCCTGCTGTTGGTGTACCCGCCGGTCGGCTTGATGTACCTGGCTCAAGCCCTGAGGCTGAAGATGCCGAGGGTCCAGGTGAGCTTGATCGACTGCGTGGCCGAGCGTCTCGATGAGGACCAGGCCGCGCGCCGGGCGGCTGATATGGATCCGGATGTGGTCGGCCTGAGCGCGTTGACGCACTATTTCTTTGACGCTTGGCAGACCGCCCGTTCCGTCAAGAGAGCGAAAGCCGATGTGGTCGTGGTCGTCGGCGGGCCGCACATGTACGCTCTGGGGCGGGAAACCATGGCGCATGACTGCTTCGATTATGGGGTGGCGGGCGAAGGGGAGGAGGTCTTCGCGGACCTTTGCCAAGCGCTGCGGGATAAGGTGGAGGTGAAGCTGGTCCCTGGGCTTTTGCGCCGGGTCGGCGATGAGGTCCAGGGAGGCGGCGCGGCCGTGGTGAAGGATCTGGACCGGATCGGGGTGCCGGCCGTGGACCTGCATGGCTTTTCACCATACATGGGGATGAAAGGCTTGCGTTTTGGCTTCGGGAGTTTCAGGGCCGTGATCAGCACGTCCCGAGGCTGTCCCTTCCGCTGCACGTTCTGCCAGATCGATGAGGCCCGATATCGATTGCGCAGCATCCCCAATATAATCGAGGAAATCGAGCTTTATACTCGGCAAGGAGTGAGGGATTTCTTCTTTTGCGATCACTTGTTCAACATCAACAAGAAGAGGGTGATCGACTTCTGCGAGGCGGTGCTCGCCAAGGAGCTCGATATCAAGTGGTCTTTCCAGGGGCGCATCGACCAGATCGACGGCCCCATGATGCGCTTGGCGCGCAAGGCCGGCTGCTATCTTTTTTCCGTCGGGATCGAGGATTGCACGGATGCCGGCCTGCATGCCATCAAGAAGCATGTCACCATGCGGCAGATCGATGATGGGCTGCGCGCGGTCATGCATAATGGCATAAGCTGCAGCACGAATTGGATCATCGGCTTCCCGCAACACCAATGCGCCCGGGACGTCGAGAGGCTTATCGATACGGCTTTCGGCACGCCATCGGTGCCGAATTTCCAGCTGCTGCAATGCATGCCGGGCACGGAGCTGCATCGGCAGGCTGTAGCCGAGGGCGGGCTGGATCCCCTTTATTGGACGAACTATGTCCGCAATCCTCGGGCTGACTTTTCTCCGCCGATATGGGAGCGCCATCTGACCAAGAACGAATTGTATGCGCTCTATTTCCAGGCGGTCCGCAGGCTGCCGCTGAAGATATGCCAGAATTTCATCCAGCTCTCGTTCTGGAGGATATGGTCAGCGTTATCGCCAGATCGGTCGTAG
- a CDS encoding MotA/TolQ/ExbB proton channel family protein: MAQRWRFVRRATGGERALLAKLRPLIASGNLSDAVKLCQAHKGLAGPILVTSLTGSPSRDERKRAVEREVERAVADLQKGTTLLGTVATVAPFIGLFGTVVGVMRAFRDLASAAGAGPGVVAIGISEALVCTAAGLFVAIPAVAAYNYLNHRAARFGEDLNWACDEVLDGLTAKARQ; the protein is encoded by the coding sequence ATGGCGCAGCGCTGGCGGTTCGTCCGGCGCGCCACCGGCGGCGAGCGGGCCTTGCTGGCCAAGCTGCGCCCGCTCATCGCCTCAGGCAACCTCTCGGATGCCGTCAAGCTCTGCCAGGCCCATAAGGGGCTCGCCGGCCCCATCCTCGTGACCAGCCTCACCGGCTCGCCCAGCCGCGACGAGCGCAAGCGCGCCGTCGAGCGCGAAGTCGAGCGGGCGGTGGCCGACCTCCAGAAGGGGACCACGCTGCTGGGCACGGTCGCGACCGTCGCCCCCTTCATCGGTCTTTTCGGGACGGTCGTGGGCGTCATGCGCGCCTTCCGCGACCTGGCCAGCGCCGCGGGCGCCGGCCCCGGGGTGGTCGCCATCGGCATCTCCGAGGCGCTGGTCTGCACCGCCGCGGGCCTCTTCGTGGCCATCCCGGCCGTCGCCGCCTACAACTACCTCAACCACCGCGCGGCCCGTTTCGGGGAAGACCTGAACTGGGCGTGCGACGAGGTCCTCGACGGCCTCACCGCGAAGGCCCGGCAGTGA
- a CDS encoding biopolymer transporter ExbD, protein MKIPSGRRTFAEMNLIPLIDVSLILVIIFMVLTPILVQSQLTVKLPKAQSGTPAAAETTVNVQISRGGAVLVEGQPVRWDKLERELTLRLPKSAQKTLLVQADRSVPVEKVVAVLDVAKRLGVGKLGIGVSPEANEAKP, encoded by the coding sequence GTGAAGATCCCCTCCGGGCGCCGGACCTTCGCGGAGATGAACCTCATCCCGCTCATCGATGTCTCGCTCATCCTGGTCATCATCTTCATGGTGCTCACGCCGATCCTGGTGCAGTCCCAACTCACGGTCAAGCTGCCCAAGGCGCAGTCCGGCACCCCGGCCGCCGCCGAGACCACGGTCAACGTCCAGATCAGCCGCGGCGGCGCCGTGCTCGTCGAAGGCCAGCCCGTGCGCTGGGACAAGCTCGAGCGCGAGCTGACCCTGAGGCTGCCCAAGTCCGCCCAGAAGACCCTGCTGGTCCAAGCGGACCGCAGCGTCCCCGTCGAGAAGGTGGTCGCGGTCCTCGACGTGGCCAAACGCCTGGGCGTGGGCAAGCTGGGCATCGGCGTTTCACCGGAGGCCAACGAGGCCAAGCCGTGA
- a CDS encoding energy transducer TonB has protein sequence MTSADDGMAPYLTYSLAIHVGAAALALALYSAAKISSTPVYMIDFVGPSAAILSPQAETAAAAKGPAPALQPQTETDEFSPQRHKGAPLPRPSLLRGWSEPTSDEKPAAPAPAATTAQPTAASAPASGAPAQAGIATDMPNFPYPWYISQIRQVLWEQWSSRMPKGAGECVVVFTLLPNGRFVDLRTEESSGDPAFDLAALSAVQDGAPYPPLPRGFKEPFLKIHLTLKSL, from the coding sequence GTGACTTCCGCCGATGACGGCATGGCGCCCTACCTGACCTATTCTCTGGCCATCCATGTCGGGGCGGCCGCCCTGGCTCTGGCGCTCTACAGCGCCGCCAAAATCAGCTCAACGCCCGTCTACATGATCGACTTCGTGGGGCCCTCCGCCGCCATCCTCAGCCCTCAGGCCGAGACCGCGGCCGCAGCCAAAGGCCCGGCGCCCGCGCTGCAGCCCCAGACCGAGACCGACGAATTCTCGCCGCAGCGGCACAAAGGCGCCCCCCTGCCGAGGCCCAGCCTCCTGCGCGGCTGGAGCGAGCCGACCAGCGACGAGAAGCCCGCCGCCCCGGCCCCGGCGGCAACGACGGCCCAGCCCACGGCGGCCAGCGCACCCGCCAGCGGTGCCCCCGCGCAGGCGGGCATCGCCACGGACATGCCCAACTTCCCTTACCCTTGGTACATCAGCCAGATCCGCCAGGTCCTGTGGGAGCAATGGTCCAGCCGCATGCCCAAGGGAGCGGGCGAATGCGTGGTGGTATTCACCCTGCTGCCTAACGGGCGCTTCGTGGACTTGCGCACGGAAGAGAGTTCCGGAGACCCGGCTTTCGACCTGGCCGCTTTGAGCGCCGTCCAAGACGGGGCCCCTTACCCGCCGCTGCCGCGGGGCTTCAAGGAGCCCTTCCTCAAGATTCACCTCACCTTGAAGAGCCTCTGA
- a CDS encoding response regulator: MDMMIFDDDPYAAELIATIAEDEGLTVEKHLDGIDALEKIRCGRPRLVVTDIMMPGIDGISLCRAVRADPALASIHVVVCSGKQFEEDRQRALAAGAAAYFTKPLEMARLRETMARLLPRSSLAVPGLAPVGGAPAPAFRAKVWGCRNAGTEAASHCVCVEFGSRLLILDAGTGLAGATAGPPPQDRQLWLLLSRHHSDNMTGFPALAPWLRQGCVFRVAGPGDMTEVGFIFVRCLPGTSAAQAQFYQLSEGPFQLWPDVALTALLANHPGATMAFRLDHRGRSLVYCPANELEDPDDVQTDFNEKMARFARGADVLLHDARYSDEDFAHRPDRGPAGAALPADLSTAGAQARPGREFQGHSCPSLAVDLALKSGARRLVLFQLDARYGPAEVDGIVRASRDRLRESRSTLRLDAAEAGQVLEV, encoded by the coding sequence ATGGACATGATGATCTTCGACGACGATCCTTACGCGGCGGAGCTTATAGCCACCATCGCCGAAGACGAAGGCCTGACCGTGGAGAAGCACCTCGACGGGATCGACGCCTTGGAGAAGATCCGCTGCGGACGTCCCCGCCTGGTGGTCACGGACATCATGATGCCGGGCATAGATGGGATATCCCTGTGCCGGGCCGTACGAGCCGACCCCGCCCTGGCTTCCATCCATGTGGTCGTCTGCTCGGGCAAGCAGTTCGAAGAGGACCGCCAGCGGGCGCTCGCCGCGGGTGCGGCCGCCTACTTCACCAAGCCCTTGGAGATGGCCAGGCTGCGCGAAACCATGGCCCGTCTGCTGCCGCGCTCCAGCCTCGCGGTACCAGGCCTGGCCCCGGTCGGAGGCGCTCCGGCGCCCGCCTTCCGGGCCAAGGTCTGGGGCTGCCGCAACGCCGGGACGGAAGCCGCCTCCCACTGCGTCTGCGTGGAGTTCGGCTCCAGGCTGTTGATCCTCGACGCCGGGACGGGGTTGGCCGGCGCGACCGCCGGGCCGCCTCCGCAGGACCGGCAGCTTTGGCTCCTGCTCAGCCGCCACCACTCCGACAACATGACGGGGTTCCCGGCCCTGGCCCCCTGGCTGCGGCAGGGCTGCGTGTTCCGCGTGGCCGGACCCGGGGACATGACCGAGGTGGGCTTCATCTTCGTGCGCTGCCTGCCCGGCACGAGCGCGGCGCAGGCCCAGTTCTACCAGCTCAGCGAGGGCCCCTTCCAGCTCTGGCCGGACGTCGCTTTGACCGCCCTGCTCGCCAATCATCCGGGCGCCACCATGGCCTTCCGCCTGGACCACCGCGGCCGCAGCCTGGTCTACTGCCCAGCCAACGAACTGGAGGACCCGGATGACGTGCAGACCGACTTCAACGAGAAGATGGCGCGTTTCGCCCGCGGAGCCGATGTCCTGCTGCACGACGCCCGTTACAGCGACGAGGACTTCGCTCACCGGCCAGACCGCGGACCGGCCGGCGCGGCCCTGCCCGCCGACCTGTCGACCGCGGGTGCGCAGGCGCGGCCGGGCCGGGAATTCCAAGGTCACAGCTGCCCGTCGCTCGCCGTCGACCTCGCCCTCAAGTCGGGAGCGCGCCGCCTGGTCCTGTTCCAGCTCGACGCTCGCTACGGCCCCGCGGAAGTGGACGGCATCGTGCGCGCCAGCCGCGACCGACTCAGGGAGAGCCGCTCCACGCTGCGGCTCGATGCGGCCGAAGCCGGGCAGGTCCTCGAGGTCTGA
- a CDS encoding response regulator: MALERKCILVVDDDPDLRRGLVLLLGKEYEIHEACDGPSCLRALAESCPHLLLLDVAMPGMTGIEVLRSARAGCICIPVLMLTAQADLELAREALDLGANAYITKPFDFGELRGEVKRLLEGPSQRQKDDDYRPWRVTP; encoded by the coding sequence ATGGCCCTGGAGAGGAAATGCATCCTGGTCGTGGACGACGACCCGGACCTGCGCCGGGGGCTGGTGCTCCTGTTGGGCAAGGAGTATGAGATCCACGAGGCCTGCGACGGCCCGTCATGCCTGCGCGCCCTGGCCGAGTCCTGCCCGCACCTGCTCCTCCTCGACGTCGCCATGCCCGGCATGACGGGCATCGAGGTCCTGCGCAGCGCGCGCGCCGGCTGCATCTGCATCCCGGTGCTCATGCTGACCGCGCAGGCCGACCTGGAGCTGGCCCGCGAGGCGCTCGACCTGGGCGCCAACGCGTACATCACCAAGCCTTTCGACTTCGGAGAGTTGCGCGGCGAGGTCAAGCGGCTCCTGGAAGGACCTTCCCAGCGGCAGAAGGACGACGACTATCGGCCCTGGCGCGTGACCCCCTAA
- the ileS gene encoding isoleucine--tRNA ligase — protein sequence MSETPPQMKPAPAMPRHTEIDRRILEFWKEHRSFEVLRELRQGRPPFRFVDGPITANNPMGVHHAWGRTLKDAFIRYKSMRGHSCRYQNGFDCQGLWLEVEVEKELGFKGKPDIERFGIDNFSRKCRERVEKFSRIQAEQSVRLGQWMDWDHSYYTHTDGNILGIWHFLKLCKQNGWLTRKALPMPWCPRCGTSLSEHEMAGSHKDLQHLSVFVHLPLKDDPKKHLLLWTTTPWTLSSNTAAAVNPDLQYCEVSSPKWPHRLILCKDALGKLKSYAPKVERMFPGKELVGLRYETFFPEFEPQKSVDHKVVPWAEVDAAEGSGIVHIAPGCGREDHELGLEQKLAAISPVDDNGVFLPGFGWLTGRTAGEVADDVAKALEKAGKLLRAEMYTHPYPVCWRCKSEVLFRLVDEWFIKTAEIKPRLKKAASAVQWMPEHLGKLMSDWLENMGDWCISRKRFWGMPLPFFSCKDCGELTVVGSREELRSLAVDPAKVDALPELHKSWIDTVQIRCPKCGKSVPRTVEVGDCWLDAGIVPYSTMGYFTDRPAWEKQYPIEWVCEMREQVRLWFYSMLFMGVTISDRAPYEKVLAHERVISEEGNKFSKTGYMIHFDEAVDKLGADPMRYLYCGQPVALDLRFGFNLGELAGRKLCALWNIYVFFVTYALVDKPDLAAEVPADSRSVADRWLLARTHALLAAATAAYEGYAVNAVVREVDEYLEDVSNWYVRINRRRFWRSGEAADKAAAYQALHDGLKTLVEVLAPIVPFITEEIWQNAVRPLLPGAPESVHHADWPVTPEGWADAGLIARTASVRRVISMALHLREAAGVRVRQPLRELLVRSSEETAAALREQLPVILAEINIKNVRFIPDTDALFVPRLAINLRAAGPVLRGDMGKVKQLVEGASASEMAAMAAKFDAGEPCRVPGHDGDLPPAIFTREKGMTPGFQVAEEGDLTLALDTRLDEALELEGLARDVVRHLQVLRKDAGLEVTQRVELGWTTPSAKLKKAIAEHKDHIAEELLAVRLQEGDLPGEAVRKDFDISGHPLTAMLKPASRQSVGA from the coding sequence ATGAGCGAGACCCCTCCGCAGATGAAGCCGGCGCCGGCCATGCCGCGCCACACCGAGATCGATCGCCGCATCCTGGAGTTCTGGAAGGAGCACCGCAGCTTCGAGGTCCTGCGCGAACTGCGCCAAGGCCGGCCCCCGTTCCGCTTCGTGGACGGTCCCATCACGGCCAACAACCCCATGGGCGTGCACCACGCCTGGGGCCGCACCCTCAAGGACGCCTTCATCCGCTACAAATCCATGCGCGGGCACTCCTGCCGCTACCAGAACGGCTTCGACTGCCAGGGCCTCTGGCTCGAGGTGGAGGTGGAGAAGGAGCTGGGCTTCAAGGGCAAGCCCGACATCGAGCGCTTCGGCATCGACAACTTCTCGCGCAAATGCCGGGAAAGAGTGGAGAAGTTCTCCCGCATCCAGGCCGAGCAATCCGTGCGCCTGGGCCAGTGGATGGACTGGGACCACTCCTATTATACGCACACGGACGGCAACATCCTGGGCATCTGGCACTTCCTCAAGCTCTGCAAACAGAACGGCTGGCTCACGCGCAAGGCTTTGCCCATGCCCTGGTGCCCGCGCTGCGGCACCAGTCTCTCCGAGCACGAGATGGCCGGCTCCCACAAGGACCTCCAGCACCTCTCGGTGTTCGTGCACCTGCCGCTCAAGGACGACCCCAAGAAACATCTCCTGCTCTGGACCACGACCCCTTGGACCCTTTCTTCTAATACGGCCGCGGCCGTCAACCCGGACCTGCAGTACTGCGAGGTCTCCTCGCCCAAGTGGCCGCACCGCCTCATCCTCTGCAAGGACGCTTTGGGAAAGCTCAAGTCCTACGCGCCCAAGGTGGAGCGCATGTTCCCCGGCAAGGAGCTGGTGGGGCTGCGCTACGAGACCTTCTTCCCTGAGTTCGAGCCGCAAAAGTCCGTGGACCACAAGGTGGTGCCGTGGGCCGAGGTGGACGCGGCCGAGGGCTCGGGCATCGTGCACATCGCCCCCGGCTGCGGCCGCGAGGACCACGAATTGGGGCTGGAGCAGAAGCTCGCCGCCATCTCTCCGGTCGATGACAACGGAGTCTTTTTACCCGGCTTCGGCTGGCTGACCGGCCGCACGGCCGGAGAGGTGGCCGACGACGTGGCCAAGGCGCTGGAGAAGGCCGGCAAGCTGCTCCGGGCCGAGATGTACACGCACCCCTACCCCGTGTGCTGGCGCTGCAAGAGCGAGGTCCTCTTCCGGCTGGTGGACGAATGGTTCATCAAGACCGCGGAGATTAAGCCCCGGCTCAAGAAGGCGGCGTCAGCCGTGCAGTGGATGCCCGAGCACCTGGGCAAGCTCATGAGCGACTGGCTAGAGAACATGGGCGACTGGTGCATCTCCCGCAAGCGCTTCTGGGGCATGCCTCTGCCTTTCTTCAGCTGCAAGGACTGCGGAGAGCTCACGGTGGTGGGTTCCCGCGAAGAGCTGCGCTCTTTGGCCGTGGACCCGGCCAAGGTGGACGCCCTGCCGGAGCTGCACAAGTCCTGGATAGACACGGTCCAGATCCGCTGCCCGAAGTGCGGCAAGAGCGTACCGCGCACCGTGGAGGTCGGCGACTGCTGGCTCGACGCGGGCATCGTGCCCTACTCGACCATGGGCTATTTCACGGACCGGCCCGCTTGGGAGAAGCAGTATCCCATAGAATGGGTCTGCGAGATGCGCGAGCAGGTCCGGCTCTGGTTCTACTCCATGCTCTTCATGGGCGTCACCATCAGCGACCGCGCCCCTTACGAGAAGGTCCTGGCCCACGAGCGGGTCATCTCGGAGGAGGGCAACAAGTTCTCCAAGACCGGCTACATGATCCATTTCGACGAAGCCGTGGACAAGCTGGGCGCCGACCCCATGCGCTACCTCTACTGCGGCCAGCCCGTGGCCCTGGACCTGCGCTTCGGCTTCAACCTGGGCGAGCTGGCGGGCCGCAAGCTCTGCGCCCTCTGGAACATCTACGTCTTCTTCGTGACCTACGCGCTGGTCGACAAGCCCGACCTCGCGGCCGAGGTGCCCGCCGACTCTCGCTCCGTGGCCGACCGTTGGCTTTTGGCGCGCACCCACGCCTTGCTCGCCGCGGCCACCGCAGCCTATGAAGGCTATGCCGTCAACGCGGTAGTGCGCGAAGTCGACGAGTACCTGGAAGACGTGTCCAATTGGTACGTGCGCATCAACCGCCGCCGGTTCTGGAGGAGCGGGGAGGCGGCTGACAAGGCCGCAGCCTACCAGGCCCTCCATGACGGACTCAAGACGCTGGTCGAGGTCCTGGCGCCCATCGTCCCTTTCATCACCGAGGAGATCTGGCAGAACGCGGTGCGCCCGCTGCTCCCCGGGGCCCCGGAGTCGGTCCACCATGCGGACTGGCCGGTCACCCCCGAGGGCTGGGCCGACGCCGGGCTCATCGCGCGCACCGCTTCGGTGCGCCGGGTCATCAGCATGGCTCTGCACTTGCGCGAAGCGGCAGGCGTCCGGGTGCGCCAGCCCCTGCGCGAGCTCCTGGTCAGAAGCTCGGAGGAGACCGCAGCGGCGCTGCGCGAGCAGCTTCCGGTCATCCTGGCCGAGATCAATATCAAGAACGTTCGCTTCATCCCGGACACGGACGCCCTCTTCGTGCCCCGGCTCGCGATCAACCTCCGCGCCGCGGGCCCGGTCCTGCGCGGGGACATGGGCAAGGTCAAGCAGCTCGTGGAGGGCGCATCCGCTTCCGAGATGGCGGCGATGGCGGCCAAGTTCGATGCCGGAGAGCCCTGCCGCGTCCCAGGTCACGACGGCGACCTGCCGCCCGCCATCTTCACGCGCGAGAAGGGCATGACGCCGGGCTTCCAGGTCGCGGAGGAGGGGGACCTCACCTTGGCCCTCGACACGCGCCTCGATGAAGCCTTGGAGCTCGAAGGCTTGGCGCGCGACGTGGTGCGCCATCTCCAGGTCCTGCGCAAAGACGCGGGTCTCGAAGTCACGCAGCGGGTGGAATTGGGATGGACGACGCCCAGCGCGAAGCTCAAGAAGGCCATCGCCGAGCACAAGGACCACATCGCCGAGGAACTCCTTGCGGTCAGGCTGCAGGAGGGGGACTTGCCCGGCGAGGCGGTGCGCAAGGACTTCGACATCAGCGGCCACCCGCTGACCGCGATGCTCAAGCCGGCCTCCAGGCAGTCCGTCGGCGCCTGA